From a region of the Sesamum indicum cultivar Zhongzhi No. 13 linkage group LG3, S_indicum_v1.0, whole genome shotgun sequence genome:
- the LOC105158265 gene encoding cytochrome c oxidase assembly factor 5, whose product MAKSCKGLAMELVKCLSESDCVKVENRPYRECAKEKAPKISSECVGLRETYFNCKRGQVDMRARIRGNKGY is encoded by the exons ATGGCGAAGTCCTGCAAAGGTCTGGCTATGGAACTCGTCAAGTGCCTTAGCGAATCCGATTGTGTTAAG GTGGAGAACCGGCCATACAGAGAATGTGCAAAAGAGAAGGCGCCGAAAATTTCCAGCGAGTGCGTGGGCTTAAGAGAAACGTATTTCAACTGCAAGAGAGGACAG GTTGACATGAGAGCTAGAATACGCGGAAACAAGGGTTACTAG
- the LOC105158509 gene encoding LOW QUALITY PROTEIN: protein FRIGIDA (The sequence of the model RefSeq protein was modified relative to this genomic sequence to represent the inferred CDS: substituted 1 base at 1 genomic stop codon): MLEKQQQEQNPPKSELEGLCKMMCSRGIRKYLASNLSHLAKLREEVPKALKLAPNPPKLVLECLGKFFLQGSKAFTRDSPMIPAREASILILECFLLMMGMDITNENDNGVLDIEKAVREEAETAALAWRKRLVFEGGVAKASQIDARGLLLFVACFGVPASFKREDIRDLVIAANAKEIIGVLQKSQTLMKKIPETVEGMIKNKMEIDAVDIAYTFGLEERFNPQTVLTSFLRESKESWKKPKKGSQGXXXLXNEANKKQLAALKSISKCLERHNTDPAKLLPGWQINEKIATLEKDIAEFDRKSAHKRKASETETSKKSKTQEGKRSRITGHGPQQHKVAGHVDSRRNLLDSGLPGHASTYSASPSVVYGGPSAGLLPESMIPPGVAAGMSASHGGILSSGSYAGVHGGVLVDTAGHVMNRASHPYVWQGDSTINERYAGQPSLGLTSLYRASTSMEGFAGAPNTSSVGHVSRGSASDLYQFADSVVESESYLSSVPRNGGGLPTAVPAHHSSYLYQV; the protein is encoded by the exons ATGTTGGAGAAACAGCAACAGGAGCAGAATCCGCCGAAATCGGAGCTCGAGGGCCTCTGCAAAATGATGTGTAGCCGTGGCATTCGGAAATACTTGGCTTCTAACTTATCTCATCTCGCAAAGCTGCGGGAAGAAGTGCCAAAGGCGTTGAAACTGGCGCCAAACCCGCCAAAGCTTGTTTTGGAATGTTTGGGTAAGTTCTTTTTGCAGGGGAGTAAGGCATTTACTAGGGACTCCCCAATGATTCCTGCTCGTGAGGcatcaattttgatattgGAGTGTTTTCTATTGATGATGGGGATGGATATTACCAATGAAAATGATAATGGGGTGTTGGATATTGAGAAGGCAGTGAGGGAGGAGGCAGAGACAGCAGCCTTGGCGTGGCGGAAGAGGTTGGTGTTTGAAGGGGGTGTGGCCAAGGCTAGCCAGATCGATGCGAGGGggcttttgttgtttgttgctTGTTTTGGGGTCCCAGCCTCATTTAAGAGGGAGGATATCCGGGATTTGGTGATTGCTGCCAATGCAAAGGAGATCATAGGAGTACTACAGAAATCTCAGACACTAATGAAGAAAATTCCAG AAACAGTGGAGGGGAtgataaagaataaaatggaaaTAGATGCTGTTGATATTGCTTATACCTTTGGACTAGAAGAGAGGTTTAACCCTCAAACAGTTTTAACATCATTTCTACGAGAATCTAAAGAATCTTGGAAGAAGCCAAAAAAAGGATCACAGGGNNNNNNNNNNTTGTAa AATGAAGCAAATAAGAAGCAATTAGCTGCTCTGAAATCTATCAGCAAGTGTCTGGAAAGACACAACACTGATCCTGCAAAGCTGCTTCCTGGATGGCAAATCAACGAAAAGATTGCAACTTTAGAAAAGGATATTGCCGAGTTTGATAGGAAATCAGCtcacaaaagaaaagcaagtGAAACCGAGACATCAAAGAAGTCAAAAACCCAAGAAGGAAAACGTTCCCGTATTACAGGTCATGGCCCACAACAGCACAAGGTTGCTGGTCATGTTGATAGCAGAAGAAACTTGTTGGATAGTGGACTTCCTGGTCATGCCAGTACTTATTCTGCTTCCCCATCTGTAGTTTACGGAGGGCCTAGTGCAGGATTGCTGCCTGAAAGTATGATCCCACCTGGAGTTGCTGCTGGTATGTCAGCAAGCCATGGTGGCATCCTTTCATCAGGTTCATATGCTGGAGTCCACGGGGGAGTGCTGGTCGACACGGCTGGGCATGTTATGAATCGTGCTTCTCATCCTTATGTGTGGCAAGGGGATTCTACCATAAACGAAAGGTATGCTGGTCAACCATCTCTGGGGCTAACTAGCTTGTATAGGGCATCGACATCCATGGAAGGCTTTGCTGGGGCACCAAATACATCATCAGTTGGTCATGTAAGTCGAGGATCTGCCTCTGATCTTTATCAGTTTGCAGATAGTGTTGTCGAGAGTGAATCATATCTGAGCAGTGTTCCTCGCAATGGTGGTGGGCTTCCAACAGCTGTGCCTGCCCATCATTCATCGTATTTATACCAAGTTTAA
- the LOC105158267 gene encoding U2 small nuclear ribonucleoprotein A' translates to MVRLTADLIWKSPHFFNAIRERELDLRGNKIAVIENIGATEDQFDTIDLSDNEIVKLENFPNLNRLGTLLLNNNRITRINPNLGEFLPKLHTLVLTNNRLTNLVEIDPLTSLPKLQFLSLLDNNITKKPNYRLYVIHKLKSLRMLDFRKVKQKERVEAKNLFASEEAEEEVKRESAKTFVPGDIPSTQEVTKEEQTPKPVAPTPEQILAIKAAIVNSQTLEEVARLEQALKSGQLPADLNISDIDSAPKSESAPKNGSAGQDNMITDEKEANDESEQKNDESAEMEEE, encoded by the exons ATGGTGAGATTAACGGCGGATTTGATTTGGAAAAGCCCTCATTTCTTCAATGCCATTCGCGAGCGAGAACTGGATCTCCGAG GGAATAAAATCGCTGTTATAGAGAATATTGGTGCTACTGAG GACCAATTTGACACCATTGATTTATCTGACAATGAGATTGTGAAGCTTGAAAACTTCCCCAACTTAAATCGTCTAGGCACTTTGTTGTTGAACAACAACAGAATTACCCGTATCAACCCCAACCTAGGAG AATTTTTGCCCAAATTGCATACTTTGGTACTTACCAACAATAGGTTAACCAACTTGGTTGAAATTGATCCTCTCACATCACTCCCAAAGCTGCAGTTTCTTAGTTTGCTTGACAACAACATTACTAAGAAACCCAATTACCGCCTATATGTCATCCACAAGTTGAAGTCTCTGCGCATGCTCGATTTCAGGAAAGTCAAACAAAAG GAGCGGGTTGAagccaagaatttgtttgcaTCCGAAGAAGCTGAGGAAGAGGTTAAAAGGGAATCCGCAAAGACATTTGTACCTGGTGATATTCCTAGCACTCAAGAAGTCACAAAGGAGGAACAAACACCTAAACCAGTTGCTCCTACACCAGAGCAAATATTAGCTATTAAG GCTGCTATTGTGAATTCACAAACTCTTGAGGAGGTGGCAAGGCTTGAACAG GCACTCAAATCAGGCCAGCTTCCAGCTGATCTCAACATCAGTGATATTGACAGTGCTCCTAAAAGTGAAAGTGCTCCTAAAAATGGAAGTGCTGGACAAGATAACATGATTACTGatgaaaaagaagcaaatgaTGAATCTGAACAAAAGAACGATGAGTCTGCAGAAATGGAAGAG GAATAG
- the LOC105158268 gene encoding chaperone protein ClpD, chloroplastic, translating to MELSCSPPLSVNSLLNSGPLRRGSASETYRRCQKVVWFAPNCSPSSSYATVPINGCSSSCSSSSSSYFGLSLAQHRDVCRNNLVRVKKSRRSFFVVSGIFERFTERAIKAVMFSQREAKVLGKDMVFTQHLLLGLVAEDRAPGGFLGSGITIDAARDAVKSLWQEDRQNEENGESPQQSETSATDVPFSASTKRVFEAAVEYSRTMGYNYIAPEHIAIGLFTVDDGSASRVFKRLGANVNHLAAVAVSRLQGELAKEGREPASTTFKRSPENIFPEKVTHARSPEKAGERKALDLFCVDLTARASNGSIDPVIGRDNEVQRIVQILCRRTKSNPILLGEAGVGKTAIAEGLAISIADGNVPSFLMKKRILALDVGLLIAGAKERGELEGRVTMLIKEIKKSGNIILFIDEVHTLIGSGTVGRGNKGSGLDIANLLKPSLGRGELQCIASTTMDEFRSHFEKDKALARRFQPVLISEPTEQDAVQILLGVREKYESHHKCVYTLEAINAAVQLSARYIPDRYLPDKAIDLIDEAGSRARMEASKRKKEKQTSVLSKSPSDYWQEIRAVQARHEASLATNLAENGDFLRMKEDGKLNFDPSLPSSFPDDEMTVVGPEDIAAVASFWSGIPVKKLTADDRMLLVGLNEQLKKRVIGQDEAVSAICRAVKRSRVGLKDPDRPIAAMLFCGPTGVGKTELTKALAATYFGSESAMLRLDMSEYMERHTVSKLIGSPPGYVGYGDGGTLTEAIRRRPFTVVLLDEIEKAHPDIFNILLQLFEDGHLTDSQGRRVSFKNALIVMTSNVGSAAIAKGGKNSFGFFIDEDKSTSYAGMKALVIEELKGYFRPELLNRIDEVVVFRPLEKPQMLEILDIMLHEVKGRLATLGIGLEVSEAVMDLICQQGYDRSYGARPLRRAVTLLIEDLVSESLLSGDYKPGDIAIIHLDDSGNPVVTNRSNQRIQLSDAASNS from the exons ATGGAACTGTCATGTTCGCCGCCGCTCTCAGTCAATTCCTTGTTGAATTCCGGCCCGCTCCGCCGTGGTTCTGCATCTGAGACCTACCGCAGATGCCAAAAGGTTGTGTGGTTTGCCCCAAATTGTTCGCCGTCTTCTTCCTATGCTACGGTTCCGATCAATGGTTGTAGCAGCAGCTGCAGCAGTAGCAGTTCGTCCTATTTTGGACTTTCGCTTGCTCAACATCGCGACGTGTGCCGGAACAATTTAGTTCGTGTTAAGAAATCGAGACGCTCGTTTTTCGTGGTGTCTGGAATTTTCGAGAGGTTCACGGAGAGAGCGATCAAGGCGGTGATGTTTTCGCAGAGAGAAGCTAAGGTTTTAGGCAAAGACATGGTGTTCACGCAGCACCTACTGCTGGGACTCGTCGCGGAGGATCGTGCTCCTGGCGGATTCTTGGGATCCGGTATCACTATTGATGCTGCGCGAGACGCTGTAAAGAGTTTGTGGCAGGAAGATCGTCAGAACGAAGAAAATGGTGAGAGTCCGCAGCAGTCGGAGACTTCGGCGACGGATGTGCCGTTTTCTGCTAGCACGAAGCGTGTTTTTGAGGCTGCCGTTGAGTATTCGAGGACTATGGGGTATAATTACATAGCGCCGGAGCATATAGCCATTGGCCTGTTTACAGTTGATGATGGCAGTGCTAGTCGTGTGTTCAAGAG ATTAGGGGCAAATGTGAATCATTTGGCCGCCGTTGCAGTCTCCAGACTTCAAGGTGAGCTTGCTAAGGAGGGAAGAGAACCAGCTTCCACAACATTCAAGAGGTCACCTGAGAACATCTTTCCTGAGAAAGTCACCCATGCTAGATCCCCAGAAAAAGCAGGAG AGAGAAAAGCCCTCGACCTTTTCTGTGTGGATCTCACTGCCCGGGCTAGCAATGGATCCATTGATCCTGTAATTGGTCGCGACAATGAAGTACAGAGGATCGTTCAGATTCTTTGCCGGAGGACCAAGAGCAATCCCATCCTTCTTGGTGAAGCTGGGGTTGGAAAGACAGCAATTGCAGAAGGGCTGGCTATAAGTATTGCTGATGGAAATGTTCCCTCCTTTCTCATG AAAAAGCGGATATTGGCCCTAGACGTAGGTCTACTTATAGCAGGTGCGAAGGAGAGGGGTGAGTTGGAGGGACGTGTGACCATGTTGATAAAGGAGATAAAGAAGTCAG GCAATATAATTCTCTTCATTGATGAGGTTCACACACTCATTGGCTCCGGCACAGTTGGCCGAGGAAATAAGGGATCTGGTCTGGACATAGCCAATCTACTGAAGCCATCACTTGGACGGGGTGAATTGCAG TGTATTGCGTCTACCACTATGGATGAATTCCGGTCGCATTTTGAGAAGGATAAAGCATTGGCCAGAAGATTTCAACCTGTTCTGATTAGTGAACCAACGGAG CAAGATGCAGTTCAGATACTGTTAGGTGTGCGAGAAAAGTACGAATCTCATCACAAATGTGTTTACACTCTTGAGGCCATAAATGCTGCTGTACAGCTGTCGGCAAGATATATTCCAGATCGATATCTTCCTGATAAAGCTATTGATCTAATAGATGAGGCAGGCAGTAGAGCTCGTATGGAAGCATCTaagaggaaaaaggaaaaacaaacttcagTACTTTCTAAGTCACCAAGTGATTATTGGCAAGAAATTAGAGCTGTGCAGGCGAGGCATGAAGCG TCACTGGCAACAAACCTGGCTGAAAATGGGGACTTCTTGAGGATGAAAGAGGATGGGAAACtcaattttgatccttctTTGCCGTCCTCATTCCCAGATGATGA AATGACAGTGGTCGGACCTGAGGATATAGCTGCTGTTGCTTCATTCTGGTCAGGGATCCCAGTTAAGAAACTTACAGCTGATGACAGAATGCTTCTGGTGGGTCTTAATGAACAGCTGAAGAAACGAGTCATTGGTCAAGATGAGGCTGTATCTGCCATTTGTCGGGCTGTGAAGAGATCCCGTGTTGGCTTGAAGGACCCAGATAGACCGATTGCTGCAATGCTCTTCTGTGGCCCCACTGGTGTTGGAAAAACTGAACTCACCAAAGCTTTGGCAGCAACTTATTTTGGTTCT GAGTCCGCCATGCTAAGATTGGACATGAGTGAATATATGGAGCGGCATACTGTAAGCAAATTAATCGGATCTCCCCCAGGTTATGTAGGCTATGGTGATGGAGGTACTCTTACGGAAGCCATCAGAAGACGGCCTTTCACTGTTGTGCTGTTAGATGAGATTGAGAAAGCTCACCCAgatatattcaacattctccTTCAGTTGTTTGAAGATGGTCACCTAACAGATTCTCAG GGTCGAAGAGTGTCATTCAAGAACGCACTGATAGTAATGACCTCCAACGTGGGATCTGCTGCCATTGCGAAGGGTGGAAAAAACTCCTTTGGCTTTTTCATTGATGAAGATAAATCAACTTCATATGCTGGAATGAAAGCTTTGGTGATTGAAGAGCTGAAGGGATACTTCCGCCCGGAGTTGCTGAATAGAATAGATGAAGTAGTGGTGTTCCGTCCGCTTGAGAAACCTCAG ATGCTTGAAATATTGGACATAATGCTGCATGAGGTGAAAGGGCGTCTCGCCACTTTGGGAATCGGCTTGGAGGTATCAGAAGCAGTCATGGACCTGATTTGCCAGCAGGGTTATGACCGAAGTTATGGTGCACGCCCTCTCAGGAGAGCCGTTACACTTTTGATTGAAGATCTCGTAAGTGAATCTCTACTTTCTGGGGACTACAAGCCCGGTGATATTGCCATAATTCATTTGGATGATTCTGGTAACCCAGTCGTAACTAATCGATCAAACCAGAGAATCCAATTATCCGACGCAGCTTCCAATTCATAA